The Branchiostoma lanceolatum isolate klBraLanc5 chromosome 7, klBraLanc5.hap2, whole genome shotgun sequence nucleotide sequence TACGTGCTTGTGTAAGTATAACATAGGGTAGCCAACTTTTGGGTCAAAATAGGCAAAAGTCGTTTCCCTGAAAATGTGCAACAGTACAAGAAAAATGGTAAAGAAAGACATTGTGACAGTGTACTTATGTCACCATGGAGTCGCTTAACGTGCATTTTACTTACTGCTACACTTCCACATTCAGAATTCCATTGGGGgggaaaaagcaacaacaaaatataacagaatgTTCATTTAATATGCGCAAGAACATTTAGCATAAAGCGTGGCACAATTTTGGTGAGATGAGAAACTGGCAGGGTTAAACTTTCCCAGGTTGATCAAAAGTTGTTCTGTTTAAAAGAATTCCATTGGAGAAAAGGCTACAGTTGTACAACACCACATGTATCAATTAAAAAATGAAACAGCTGGGCAGCTCTGCAAACAGCGATAGACAAGCTGAAACGCAGGTTTACGAACAATCACAGGGCATTGATGGCCAAATAGTTTGACCTCAAATAAAGCTCAGAGTCTGTATAATGATGCAACACCAGCTTGCTGTCACCAAAAGTGCAACATGCTGGGTGGTCCATGTTCCGACACATTCTAACTTAAAGATTCTCAGTATAAGAATGCTGACTGACACACCTGCATAACAGGCTTTGGACTTCGCCTTGACAGGATCCATATCATCATACATACAGATCCAGAAAAGAAAGACGTGAGTCTTTAAGAACTTACTGAGTCTACTAAGTGACCCGGGCGtgttgaaaagacgcataggcgCCCATCACACacttgtgcaagtcactacagcagttGGCTAGtctgctggtagtgatgtgtgtgtttaactaccatactctttcccaaatgctgagtcataagcagagaaagcagtatgtaccatttttagagtctttggtttgacccggccggggttcgaactcacgtcctaccgtgtacaaggcgaacactcgacaactacatgtacaacggAAGTCTACTAAGGGCAGACCTAAAGGAAAGAGGACTAGGACCGTTACGGACTGAAGGAAAACTTCAGGAGTTAAGAATATTGCAATGAACCGGACAAAGAATtgaagactgattgcagctgcagagtgTCCAGACTACTGACGCAGCAGTGGACTTCCAGTACTACAGTTGTTTGTAGAGCTTCCTTGTAGCTTGCAAGTAGGACAGCTGTAGTtttcaaaatatagaaatttaggaagaaagtttgaaaatttctaaTTTTTTCCATACGACCGTGACTTAGACTGCATGGTCGTCTATTCATAGCTTCCAAACAGCACGGCACGGCCtgtacactttcttctgtgggcccaacatagaaaatgctgCACGGTTGCAAAAAGTTACAATGTAAATTAATATTCAACAATGCAAACGATGTGATAAAACAATATACagttttcctttaaaagtttatgttttgtaatgaaCATAAATCGTTAAACATGTCTTGCTTGTACAACACTGGGATATGTCTGGTGACGGAAGAGTTCGCTAAGCATGACTGTTGTACGGCGGAAGGGCATGTACATATTCGTGAAATTTGAGGCTCAGATCAGATTCCTTAGCATATTCGTGAGATCGAATACTAGAGGCTGTAACATGGATGGCCGCGTCCGGATTTCAGGGCTATTTTGAACGGTGAGTCAGGCATTTTCCGACCACCTACATGTCTCCATAAGATACCAGGTTTGTGTAGAATTCATGGAGCCTTTCATTTGCAATTGGTAGTTCAAGGAAATAAAAACGTAAAAATATGACTGCACTAGTAGACTCCCAAACTATGTCACGCTTGATCACGGATTGCAAGCTGAAAAACTAATTCCTAATCATGATTTGGTGAATCATAACGTTACGACATGTGCGTTCTCATGAGTAATGATACACTGTACTTCCTTTCGTTCCTTTGTCCAACAAATAATCCGGGGGGTATAATCTGTTCGGAAAGTTATATCGCCCCGTGTATAGTGAGGGGAAGGGGGCATAATCCGTTCGCTCCACAGAGGCATGTGTAAGTTTGCCGATTTGTGTGGTCCAACTTTATTATACCAGCAAAAGGCACTAAACTTTGTTTGAAATTGTATGGCATGGATGATGTTTATCGTGCATATACAAACCACACCATGAACAACTTGTTTGGAATGTTAAATGAATGATTGGTATGATTCTGTACAAAACAAGTCAAACTTTGTTGGGTTTAAACTCCCACGTTAAGATGTTATGTATTTTATGCTGACTGAATTTTTCTGGTATTCTTTCAGAGCAACATCTACCGTACTAATATCATCCCTGACAACGATAACTACACACAACTAAGCTAACATTAAAATTGGACTTATTTTGTGTCaattattttttgtttattaCACGTAATAAAGTTCAGCATACTCCACCAGAAGTGTTCCATACAGCCATACAACTTATTAAGAATAACACTTCTCCTGCCATTGCTGCCACCGGAGCAGACTTGGCACTGACTTGACCAAACCCTGCCATAGCTACCACCGAAGCAGACTTGGCACTTACTTGACCAAACCCTGCCATAGCTGCCACCGAAGCAGACTTGGCACTTACTTGACCAAATCCTGCCATAGCTGCCACCGAAGCAGAAttttatttcataccaaactttcataccaaacttcacaaaactgaataaaacttaacactgcactttAACTCAACCGATTACCATTGCCCCAAACTGTTTTGTTGTACACAACCATACTGTATACCCGTGCATCCATTCAACTGACTGACagcaatttagttctttttacaaactatacttcaaccATTTCATCCCCACCAAaatgaggtcgtatggccagctttttttaaaagctttcttgttttctttgcattAAGATATCACTTTTCTGTGGGAGCAAATCCCTAAATGTGCTGTCTGCCCAGAAGGTGTAGTACCAACCTAAACGAGCTGTATTCCACGTAGCGACTCTCCCCTTGCCAATCAGATATGTCGATCCGCAGCGCACAGTCCTTCTGCATGGTCAGGAGGTGGATGTTGTCGTTCCCAAGCCAGTACTCCCCGTCCTTGTCCCCAAAGCCCTGTTTGTACTCCTCCCAGGTCCGGTTGAAGGGAACCGACCCGTCCTGCCGCCGCTGGATCACAGTCCAGCCGCCTCCTGTACACGTGGGGAAAAGGGCAAAGATTCGTACTCACAATGTAAATGTAGACTGTAAAAGAGTTACTGTACGCTTCGGCTGAGGAGATAATCGACTGACAGAGATAGACCAACCCTGTATGGTAATCCATCAAAATAGCTGTTTAACCAATAAGAGTCAGAGTTGAAGTAACTTTTGCATTCCTACGATTTAGTTCCTGCACACGTGTGGAAAAGGGCAAACACTCATACTAACGTTGTAGACTGTAATTGATAACATCATAGAAGGTGTTCGTTTTGCGAAGGAGATTGACTGGAATATAACATGGCCATCGATGAAAATGTAGCTGTTTAACCAACAACAGTGAGTTGGTGCAACTTCTGCATTTCTGCGATTTAGTTCTGTGTCTGTAATTATCTTGGCTGAGTTAGGGGAGTGGGTGTCGCCTTGAGTGATGTTGATTAACTAAATGGAAAACTGAAACCTTAAACAGGTGTATATCTAAGGCACACCTGTGTATCAGGCAGATCCTTACGTGTCTGTAAACAATATTTACCAGCTGTATCCATGTCACAGTAGGCCTGTACACCGGAGCCGAGTGTGTAGACTCCACTAGTCGTCTGCCCGGAGGCATAATAGTCAGCGCAGTCTGGGAAACGGTAAATAGTAGGGAAAAGAGTCAATGTTAGCTAAAACACACCATCTTCATTGACGTTAGCTAAAACACTGCATCTTTACATAAAATGTTGATGTGTGACATagttctttgtttctttctttctttattaacAATGAAACTAGTCATTACTTGGGTCAGGctaggcagctttcgctggttgacggctgacccacaaaaatacagacgaacgaCAACTTAACCTGCAACGTGTAACTTAACCAGTACTACATAATCTACAAATTTATAAAAATACAATATTCATCACAATATAGTACATTAGATATATAGGAATGCAGTATGAATAATCATACAAATCACAATAATGCGaatcaatcaataactaatCATACAGGTATACCGAAATGATTACCGACAGCTTAACTACATTAAATCTctgtttatagcaattacaaactgtcCTTAGCTACATccccaaaaaaggcattttctaGATGTAAGCGCTCGACCGCATCACTCGAAATGCaaggctgtggacgtccgaccttgggtgcggctgccgaactttaccggCTAATTTCATCAGTAACAAACAAGCTtccatcagtttgacgcttgagatcagttgggcttgCTAAAGGCCAACAAAATTCAAGAGGTTAAGGAAGGGAGTTAAGCAGAGGACTTTTGGAGCTATGTCAAACAGACAAGACTCTGCACATCGGCCCTAAGACATCAGGGGGACTAACATCTGACCCCAATGAAAAGGCTGATGCACTGGGGGCCCAGTTTGAGTCAGTGCTTACCAGGGAGGATAAATCCACTGTTCCTACCCTTGGTGAACTCATAGCCCCAACTATCCCCTCCCTTAACATCTCAGTGGAgggggtagccaaacagctctctAGTCTTTATCCCAGCAAGGCCGCAGGACCAGACGGAATACCACCTCCCCTCCTGAAGACTGTTGCCGAGCAAATTGTGCCAATACTACAGACAATATTCTCCCAGTCAATATCTACGGGAGACGTTTAAAATTTGTAAGAAAGTTCATCAAAGTGTTCTTTACAATGCTAACGTTACAGTCTGATTTCATTTTATGTGAATGGGCCGATTTTGAACACTAGTAAATGCTGGACGTAATTGGGCCAGGCAAAATTGCCTAAACTTTTAACTATCAAGTGAACACACAAAGCACGGTTTAACAAATAGGATTACTCTAAGTTTTATGCGGTATTCTGCCaggttatcatccaacatgAGGCCTGCACGTGACGTAGCGATTTTCAAACGTTCCATGAAACTAAGTGAGGAAACCTTGATTACAAAACAATAAATGCAGACGGCCTGAAACAAGCCTCATAGAAGTCTTCTTTTATATATAACCCCCATTTAATCTTAAAGATTCTACACCATCAGAAGTTACAAGGGTCTAGCTAGTGACCAGTTACAAATAAAGGGGGTTTGTCCAATTTCAAGTTGTTCAGAACAGCTGTTCCTGCCATTCCTGATAAGCTTCCAATTATATccataaaaaaacataactgTGACGTCTGACCTGTAAAACCCAACACCTGCAGCATCAGAACCCTGAGATACTTGGACTCACCTACATCCTGCGGTTCTGCGGTTGGCCTGATTTTCACAGACACAGACTTCATGGACTCATACGAACCACCCCAGCGGCGCCACACCACACCTTGATAGGCTGGACAGGAGTTCCCACAGTTGCCCAGGTAGCGGCCGTTGAGGACGGATTGGCTGCAGGCCCCAAACCACCAGCCGGCCTGCCCGTACACCTGAGAACAATGGCCGCCGCTCCACTCATCATTGTCCCTGTCCACAGTGGAGAACCTCTGCCCGTTGTtgtcgtgaataatttcatctcCCGCGGTGCCTGTATACCCGTAAACTCTCACCCGGTACTGGTCCAACTCACCAGACACTCTGTATGGGGACAGGAAATCACACATGGGTTTCTCCTGATTCTGGCCTGAGAAATGctttcaaacaacaaaacaggATTGGGCACCAAGAAATAGGAGAGACAGTTATGGTGAGGGGGAAGAGGAGAGTATGGCTGCTGTTGATAAACAATGATTTGAACTTCTTCAGTACCATACGTAATGTTGATAAAGGTCAATGGTGGTTAGCTATCTATCTATGAGAGAAATTGAAATGTAGTTTATCATAGCTGTAGATGTAAATATGTGCGTTTTTCTTATATCCAATAATCAGTATATATaccaatgtttgtgttgtgtgaaTATTTGCCTTTGACCCTGAGCCAAACAACAAAGTTGAAtgaagaaatgacaaaaaagcaacaacaaaatgtataacCGAATGTTCATTTTATCTGTGCAAGAACAACATACCTGTAAAGCGCTACTCAATTTTCGTGAGATCAGGAACAAGCAGGGTTAAACTTTCCCATGATCAAAAGTTGTTCTATTTAAAAGTTTGCCTTGTGTGTGTTAAACAGGAGTTTTCAAATTTATAGAAATTCAGGAAAGTGcatttccaatttttttctgtgcgtCTTAGGATATCATGTATTTCCAATGGAACTAAATTCCTAACTGTGCTGTCTGCCCAGAATTCTCACTAGGAGAAGTACCGACCTGAACGTGCTGTATTCCACGTAAGCCGTCTGATTTTCCCAATTCATCATGTCGATCCGGAGCGCATAGTTTTTCTGCGTCGTCAGGAGGTGGATGTTGTCGTTCCCAAGCCAGTACTCCCCGTCCTTGTCCCCAAAGCCCTGTTTGTACTCCTCCCAGGTCCGGTTGAAGGGAACCGACCCGTCCTGCCGCCGCTGGATCACAGTCCAGCCGCCTCCTGTATGTGGGGCGAAAGGGAAGAAAACacttgtacagtacagtaactcTAAGAATGCAAACGTAGACTGTAAaagtggtactgtacatgatgaTACCCCAGAAGGTGTTTGATTTGCCAGGAGATAATAGTACTATTCATAGACTGAGATAGACCAACCGTGGCAAATCCATCAAAATAGCTGTTTAACCAATAAGACTCAGAGTTGACGCAGCTTTTTCATTCCTACGATTTAGTTCCTGCACACGTGTGGAAAAGGGCAAACACTCATACTTTCGTTATAGACAGTAATTGATGACATCATACAAGGTCTTCGCTTTGCGAAGCAGATTGACTGGAATGGACTTACATGTCCATCCATGAAAATAGCTGTTTGACAGAGTTGGTACAACTTCTGCATTTACTATGATTTAGTTTTGTGTCCGTATGTTTAGGCCGAGTTGGGCTGTGGGTTGGGTGTTGCCTTGTGTGATGTCGTTAGTTTAATGGGAAACTCAAACAATATTCACCTGCTGTATCCATGTCACAGTAGACCTGTATACCGGAGCTAAGTGTGTAGACTCCACTGGTCGTCTGTCCGGAGGCATGATAGTCAGCGCAGTCTGCCTCTGGGAAACGGTAAGTAGCAGGGAACAGAGTCAATGTTGGCTAAAACATGGCATCTTCATATGAAATGTTGACGTGTGACATAGTTGTCCATGGTGGAAACATAATTGTGTTGCTGCACGGCAAATAACACAGTTCAGGAAAAAGCAAACTGTGATTACGAAACAATAAATGCAGATGTCCTTAAAGAAGGCAGCAAAGAAGTACGTCTTTCATATATAACCCCCATTTAATCAGAAAGTTAATGTTGCAATTAGAGAAGGGGCTTGTCCACTTTTAAGTGGTAGAACAGCAGCTGTTCCGGCCATTCCTGATAGCTTCCAATCAACcaattatatatttttctaaatactagtactactagaTGTACATAAATTACTTAACTCCACACTTGATATTGTACAAATGTCCCTTACAAACCCAAATCCTAAGGCactataatatcataatactaTTGCCATTATTTGCCCTGGTCTGCACTAAATGCACAACATAACTGTGACATCAGACACGTAGGACCCAACACTATATGTAGTGCACTTTCAGCATCAGAACTGTGAGATACTCGGACTGAAACTCACCTACAGGAGGAGCAGTCGTGACTTCAGGAGTTTGGGTGGTCGACTCTGGACAGGAACACTGTAAACAAAGGGGACAGGCATGAATGTGACTTAGTGCACTAAACACCAACAATATAATACACTTTGTATACAAAatgccttttcttatttttctttttacttcTTATTACACAGAAAATTTTTATGACAGCTTTTTTTTATGTAGTGTTTGTATACTGCCCATTGTATACAATAAAAGTATATCATGGAGCACACCTTTTGAACTGCTTGTCATTAACCAACAAAATTCTAAAGGGCCATGCAGGGTATCACTTGTGGTAAaatttactgttacagtactgaaAGTGGAAAATGTGAAACTTGAAAAAATTGGACCAAATGCAACACACTGGTACACCCTAATCTACGAATGGCTGGAAGACCTATCTTGGAACATAAGAATATCAAGCTCAGTTCCAAGATCAAACTGATGCGCTCCCTGGAAACATTTAAGAAGAACAAAAAACCAATAAGGGTGGGGAAAACTGGTTGCctgatcttctgtggtgcctcAACAGTCAAATAGACAAAGGGATACATCAGGTGAGATGTTGCTGTAAAGCAGTACTGCACATGTACGGATTTGTAGCATTACTTTATTTGTACGAAATATGTTTCTTACTGCTTACCTGTCCAGGAGGTCCGGGTAGACCGGAcacagcacgaaatcgaatatttaagcaaactttccgaatgacggaaacaagaattaaaggtcgggaaatatttcagcagagtttacggggccgttaatgccgctgaaagtaagatttgagatttccgcaacctttccgcgttcgttaacatgaattaaatgcatgctatatctttccatggactttaagcatccttatatacatcgtatagatgaaacattatggtacatcagtaaccaatatattctccaagcagatatattctctcctggggactaatagtgtctcaatttttaaaatcttggaGAAAAGCTGGTATACCCGAAGCGGCTTTtgatctttaagatacacccatttgcagtaaacaccgaTCCCGCTTTAAGTCATTTCTCATAAGcttaagtttgtttttttcaaacaacgcaccatgcatgtgcacgcacattgtacgtctactttgtagcaaaattagacatacagtccatacctatcttctagttgatcttcttttattcgtgtttatgctacagcttacaaaaaacagcagttcTATTCTAAGGtatctccccccttttatgtttaggtagagaaaagctgtcggaaagcggacgttttccctcgcagttatttctacctttccgatatcttccgttgcatataggctcggttaacataacccactcttatgtttaggtagagaacagctgccggaaagcgggcgttttccctcgcagttatttctacctttccaatatccttccgttacctttaggctcggtttacacaGAAGGGgagagacctccccccttttatgtttaggtagagaaaagctgtcggaaagcgggcgttttccctcgcagttatttctaccttcccgacatccttccgttaccttaaGGCGCGGTTTACTTAGAAGGGGGGAaacctcccccttttatgtttaggtagagaaaagctgtcgaaaagcgggcgtattccctcgcagttatttttacctttccgatatccttccgttacctttaggctcggtttacatagaaggggggagaccttaccccttttatgtttaggtagagaacagctgtcggaaagcgggcgttttccctcgcggTTATTTTtatctttccgatatccttccgttacctttaggctcggtttacatagaaggggggagaccttaccccttttatgtttaggtagagaacagctgtcggaaagcgggcgttttccctcgcggttatttctacctttccgatatccttccgttacctttaggctcggtttacatagaaagGGGGAGACCTtaccccttttatgtttaggtagagaacagctgtcggaaagcgggcgttttccctcgcagttatttctgcctttccgacatccttccgttacctttaggcgcgGTTTACTTTGAAGGGGAgaaacctccccccttttatgtttaggtagagaaaagctgtcggaaagcgggcgttttcgctcgcagttatttctacctttccgatatccttccgttacctttaggctcggtttacatagaagggggggagaccttcccccttttatgtttaagtagagaacagctgtcggaaagcgggcgttttccctagcagttatttctacctttccgatatccatccgttacatatagggtcggtttacatagaaggggggagacctcccctcttttatgtttaggtagagaaaagctgtcggaaagtgggcgttttccctcgcagttatttccaACTTTCCGATATCCtaccgttacctttaggcttggtttacatagaagggggagacctccccccttttatgtttaggtagagaaaagctgtcggaaagcgagcgtttatcctcgccgttTTTCtattttacctttccgatatccttctgtTTCCTTTAGGCTGGGTTGACGGTGCcctcagttttagaaaacaacgcggaacatattgagctaacaactcccccggattgcaaatctataggtcggcgggcataaattggctcagtccgcggatcgagaccgcgccgccggcacgttttggcagctttgtgtatttgttcctttttttgtatcaaaaatcatcaaataacgcgtgttctcacgcagttttcctttttataatctacaagtAAGTTCTAGAAATATCGccgctaacagtattttctattgtcgctcgCGTCAGTTGTTATGTTCGGAGCAAAAGCGAAACAcaaggacgtctgcttttcaactgcaaatttatacagtgtgaagtcgtaaacaagctggggcggtacgttgagatggtaatgcaacatctccatatttgctagtggaatgccatgtgacagggcattacccaatcagagaaaagggtggctttttcaaattaaccgtttatcccagagacagttatttttttacagcgaagacagctcatgaaggaagtttgaactcagtcgtttcaacccacaagttatggccacaACGTTGTTATTACCATCCGGAACCCCGACGGAAAaacgtaaagctgggacaaggacaccagcctgtacaacttggtgaaaccaaggaggttatataggattatacttcctgggtgaaaccaaggagggtggAGATACTGAACGGAGCatgcgggcacgcgattcgggactTTGTTGTATCTCCAAATCCACCCGataccagtggagacaacggttaaacaacggcgtgagttagcctccaaccaggcccaatggattgcaaagacggccgtatccaactggaagaaggagcttgtatgtatagcaatccaagtactttctctgccagtttgatacggtcttgatgcaacctagatctgcttggagattagcgtgagtgaaatcggaacctgcctacctgtcttgataggaactatccctgtcgtctcgcccaacactgggaccggaatcgtggacttggaaatgtcgcaaaatggtgaagggagaatctaccgacaatgtgagattgatccctcgttgaccgcgtcaagtacaagttagaatatgacgaccgatgacgtaaccgcaagtacctagtaagtgttattcaacccagaatgattgtactgttactattcactctatttggccaatttctactattttcctagcgatccatggagcctggtaaaggctaatgAGACACGGGAGGGAAGAAACGTTAGACGTGGGGTTagttagtgttaggggttacgttttggtgtcgatgtaatagttagctagggtTAAAACTTGGAAGCACATTGTAATAGTTAATAGTTGGggtaaggaatagcctgaatagtttatcaatgataaggtgacattttgtttaatgaaactagctgtccatgtaagaaatcatttattctattttgtatgtgtatattcgtTAAGGTCGCTATTATGGCGTAACacgtttttgtgcagtgttattatctttcaaataaattgttctaaagTTTTACCGgccctgttgcctttcatattcatatttacctgtatatgtaagggttcggaatggttaagccatccgtagcaagttaagtaaaggatcaaattagatactgtataatgaaaaggaaacttattgtagagactacgtttaagcacgttaagctcgtgtttttagcacgtttagctcgtgtttttagcacgttcagctcataaaaaggctacTGAAAACACTaggaaaggtatagctttaggtagtctttcaggctgcgtgaacggcacataaacgtagggaaatcgtgacggaaatagattataaagatggacgaaagattacggaaatgtctcaagaaacttacactttccgtgttggatcttccgtaaaggtacggaaagattgtccataacgacgccttaacgccttgcagataccacgtttgtagca carries:
- the LOC136438694 gene encoding veficolin-1-like; its protein translation is MCDFLSPYRVSGELDQYRVRVYGYTGTAGDEIIHDNNGQRFSTVDRDNDEWSGGHCSQVYGQAGWWFGACSQSVLNGRYLGNCGNSCPAYQGVVWRRWGGSYESMKSVSVKIRPTAEPQDVGESKYLRVLMLQVLGFTDCADYYASGQTTSGVYTLGSGVQAYCDMDTAGGGWTVIQRRQDGSVPFNRTWEEYKQGFGDKDGEYWLGNDNIHLLTMQKDCALRIDISDWQGESRYVEYSSFRLVLHLLGRQHI